The sequence below is a genomic window from Polynucleobacter sp. MWH-UH19D.
TTGTTGCAGTCTGGTTTCCGTTTGGCTACTAAGGCTGGTATCTCGATTGCCATCGACGATATGTTGATTCCAACTTCTAAAGATCGCATCATTACTGAAGCGTCTACCAAGGTTAAGGAATACGACAAGCAGTTCATGTCAGGTCTCGTAACCAATCAAGAACGTTATAACAACGTGGTTGATATTTGGGGTGCCGCAGGCGACCAAGTTGGTAAAGCCATGATGGATGAGTTGTCACACGTTGATGTGCTCGACCGTAATGGCAAAACTGCTCGCCAAGAATCCTTTAACTCCATCTATATGATGGCGGACTCTGGTGCGCGTGGATCTGCTGCGCAGATACGTCAGTTGGCTGGTATGCGTGGTTTGATGGCTAAGCCAGATGGCTCTATTATTGAAACCCCGATTACTGCGAACTTCCGTGAAGGTTTGAATGTGTTGCAGTACTTCATCTCAACTCACGGTGCTCGTAAGGGTCTAGCCGATACTGCGTTGAAGACAGCGAACTCTGGTTACTTAACACGTCGTTTGTGTGACGTTACTCAAGATCTCGTAGTAATCGAAGAAGATTGCGGTGCATCTACGGGTGTAACTATGAAGGCGCTTGTTGAGGGCGGCGAAATTATCGAAGCATTGCGCGATCGTATTTTGGGTCGTGTATGTATCGGTGACATCGTTCATCCTGATACACAAGAAGTCATTGTTCCTAACGACACATTGCTTGATGAAGATCACGTTGATCAAATCGTTGCATTGGGTATCGACGAAGTTAAGGTTCGCACAGTACTTTCTTGCCAAACTCGTTATGGTTTGTGCGCGAAGTGCTACGGACGTGACCTAGGTCGCGGTGGTTTGGTTAACGTTGGCGAGGCAGTTGGTGTGATTGCTGCTCAGTCTATCGGTGAGCCAGGCACACAGTTGACCATGCGTACCTTCCACATCGGTGGTGCTGCATCACGTGCTTTAGTTGCAAGCAATATTGAAGCTAAATCGAACGGTTCTTTGAAGTTCTCCGGCACGATGCGTGTTGTGAAGAATGCGAAGGGCGAGCAGATTGTGATTTCACGTTCTGGTGAAGCCTTGATCGTTGATGACAACGGTCGTGAGCGCGAGCGTCATAAAGTGCCTTATGGTGCAACTCTCTTGTTAAAAGAGGGTGCAGCAGTCAAGGCAGGCGCAAGCTTAGCGACATGGGATCCATTAACACGCCCGATCATTTCTGAGTACGCTGGTATTGCACGCTTTGATAACGTTGAAGAGGGTGTAACCGTTGCGAAGCAGGTTGACGAAGTTACTGGCCTCTCCACTTTGGTGGTGATTGACGGTAAGCGTCGTTCTGCCGCAAGCAAGGGCGTTCGTCCAGTGATCAACTTAGTTGATGACAAGGGCAATGACGTGATGATCGCTGGTACTGATCATCCAGTAAACATCGGCCTCCAAGTGGGCGCCTTGATTACTGTCAAGGATGGTCAGAAAGTCGAAGTGGGTGAAGTATTGGCACGTATTCCAATTGAATCCCAGAAGACTCGCGACATTACCGGTGGTTTGCCACGTGTTGCTGAACTCTTTGAAGCACGTTCACCAAAAGATGCTGCTGTATTGGCAAAAGTAACTGGAACTGTTTCCTTCGGTAAAGAAACCAAAGGCAAGCAACGTTTGGTTATTACCGATATGGATGGCGAAGCGAATGAATTCTTGATTCCAAAAGAGAAGCAAGTTCTTGTTCATGACGGTCAAGTGGTGAACAAGGGCGAGATGATTGTGGAAGGCCCTGCTGATCCGCATGACATCTTGACTCTCAAAGGTATTGAAGAGTTGGCGATTTACATCGTTGATGAGGTTCAGGACGTTTATCGTCTCCAGGGTGTGAAGATTAATGACAAGCACATTGAAGTGATCGTGCGTCAGATGTTGCGCCGTGTTCAGGTAACCGATCCAGGCGACACCACATTCATCCCTGGTGAGCAAGTAGAGCGTTCTAAGCTCTATGACGAGAATGATCGCGTCATCGCCGAAGGTAAGCGCCCAGCTTCATTCGACAACGTATTGCTTGGTATTACTAAAGCATCCTTGTCGACAGACAGCTTCATTTCAGCTGCTTCTTTCCAAGAAACCACCCGCGTATTGACCGAAGCCGCAATTATGGGCAAGACCGATACACTACGTGGCCTCAAGGAAAACGTCATTATTGGTCGTCTGATCCCTGCTGGTACCGGCTTGTCTTATCGCCGTGCTCGCAAGGTCAGAGAGCAATTTGAGCGTGATCGCGCTCAGATGATTGCTGCCGAGGAAGAGGCAATGGCTAGCGCCCCTGTGGAAATAGAGGCTGAGGTCATCGCTCCTACTGGGGAGGCTGATCCAAGCTAATTTGGTAATTCTGGCCACAAATGGCCAGTTTTCCCTCGATTTGGTTGACGGGGAAGGCTGGCCAAGCTAGAATGCTGAGTTCTACTGATTCAGAAGAGGGTCTATTTTGACCTAGAAATTCTCTAAGTCATTGATTTTCTTGAAGAAAGCAACAAAGAAGTACTAACCGAGCTATTTTTATGCCAACAATTAATCAACTATTACGCAAGCCAAGAACAAGGCTTACCGTTAAAAGCAAGAGCCCTGCGCTGCAAAACAGCCCGCAGCGCCGTGGTGTATGTACCCGTGTGTACACAACCACTCCTAAAAAGCCTAACTCTGCGCTTCGTAAAGTAGCCAAGGTTCGCTTAACCAATGGTTTTGAAGTGATTTCATACATTGGCGGTGAAGGCCATAACCTCCAGGAACACTCTGTAGTGTTAATCCGTGGTGGTCGTGTGAAGGACTTGCCAGGTGTGCGTTATCACATCGTTCGCGGTTCTTTGGACTTGCAAGGTGTTAAAGATCGTAAGCAAGCACGTTCTAAATACGGTGCTAAGCGCGCTAAGAAAGCTGCTTAATTTCTCATTAAGCAGTGGTAGTTTCGCAGTAAGCAATATGCAGTAAGTCACTTTTGCCAGACTTAAAAGGCAAGTAAGTGGCTGTTCCGTTTAAGAATTTTCTTAAATAGTAGGACAGCTGGAGCGGGTAGTTCATGTGAGCTGCCCCTAACTGAACTGAAGGAGTAGTTATGCCACGTCGTCGTGAAGTTCCCAAACGGGAAATTTTGCCGGATCCAAAATTCGGCAATGTAGAAGTAGCTAAATTCATGAACGTCCTCATGTTGGACGGCAAGAAATCGGTTGCAGAGCGCATTGTTTACGGTGCCTTTGATCACATCGAGAAAAAAGCAAATAAAGAACCCCTCGAAATTTTTTCAACAGCCATGGGCAACGTTAAGCCAATGGTTGAGGTTAAGAGCCGCCGCGTTGGCGGTGCAAACTATCAAGTTCCTGTTGAAGTTCGTCCATCTCGTCGTTCCGCTTTGGCAATGCGCTGGTTGCGCGAAGCCGCTAAGAAGCGTGGCGAAAAATCGATGGCTCAACGCTTGGCCAACGAATTATTAGAAGCAGCCGAAGGTCGTGGCGGCGCAATGAAGAAGCGCGAAGAAGTTCATCGCATGGCAGAAGCTAACAAAGCTTTCTCACATTTCCGCTTCTAATCGAATAGTTAAGAAAAGGCATAAACAGTGGCACGCAAAACCCCCATTGATCGATATCGCAATATTGGTATCTCTGCGCACATTGACGCAGGTAAAACAACTACTACTGAACGCGTTCTGTTCTACACCGGTGTTAATCACAAGATTGGTGAAGTGCATGATGGCGCAGCTACCATGGACTGGATGGAGCAAGAGCAAGAGCGTGGTATCACGATTACTTCTGCTGCAACCACAGCCTTCTGGAAGGGCATGGCAGGCAATTATCAAGAGCACCGTATCAACATTATTGATACCCCAGGACACGTGGATTTCACGATTGAGGTTGAGCGTTCCATGCGTGTTCTCGATGGCGCCTGCATGGTGTATTGCGCGGTAGGTGGCGTTCAGCCACAGTCTGAAACAGTTTGGCGTCAAGCAAACAAGTACGGTGTTCCACGTTTAGCATTCGTAAACAAAATGGACCGTACAGGCGCGAACTTCTTCAAAGTGTATGAACAGATGAAGGCTCGCTTAAAGGCGAATCCAATCTTGATTCAAATTCCAATTGGCGCAGAAGAAAACTTCCAAGGCGTTGTGGATTTAGTGAAGATGAAAGCAATTGTTTGGGACGAGGCTTCACAAGGAACTAAATTTACCTACGAAGACATTCCTGCCGAATTGCAAGCCAGCGCTGAAGAGTGGCGCGAGAAAATGGTTGAAGCCGCTGCAGAGAGTTCAGAAGAGTTAATGGACAAGTATCTCGGTGGTGAAGCATTAAGCGAAGAAGAAATTAAGAAGGCGATTCGTACTCGTACGATCGCTGGTGAAATTGTTCCAATGCTTTGCGGAACTGCCTTTAAGAACAAAGGTGTTCAGGCGATGTTGGATGCTGTGATCGATTACTTACCTTCACCAGTGGATATTCCTCCGGTTAAAGGTGAGTTGGAAGACGGCTCTGAGACAGAGCGTAAGGCTGATGACAATGAGAAGTTCTCAGCGTTGGCATTTAAGATCATGACTGACCCGTTCGTTGGCCAGCTCATCTTCTTCCGCGTGTATTCAGGCGTGATCAATTCAGGCGATACGATCTACAACCCAATCAAGGGCAAGAAAGAGCGTATTGGTCGTTTGTTGCAGATGCATGCTAACCAACGTGAAGAGATTAAAGAAGTTCGCGCAGGCGATATCGCCGCAGCAGTTGGTTTGAAAGACGCAACAACAGGCGAAACATTGTGTGACCCAGATAACATCGTGATCTTGGAGCGCATGGAGTTCCCTGAGCCAGTGATCTCTCAGGCAGTTGAGCCTAAGACAAAAGCAGACCAAGAGAAAATGGGTCTTGCATTGAACCGCTTAGCACAAGAAGATCCTTCATTCCGCGTGAAGACTGATGAAGAATCTGGTCAAACTATTATTTCTGGTATGGGCGAGCTCCACTTGGAAATTCTAGTGGATCGTATGAAGCGTGAGTTCGGTGTAGAGGCAACTGTTGGTAAGCCGCAAGTTGCATACCGCGAAACGATTCGCAAGACTTGCGACGAAATCGAAGGTAAGTTTGTTAAGCAGTCTGGCGGACGTGGTCAGTACGGTCACGTTGTATTGAAGCTTGAGCCACAAGAACCAGGCAAGGGCTTTGAATTCGTTGACGCTATTAAGGGCGGTGTAGTTCCACGTGAATATATCCCTGCAGTAGAAAAAGGCATTATTGAAACATTGAACTCCGGTGTATTGGCTGGCTATCCAGTGGTTGACATTAAAGCAACCCTGTTCTTCGGCTCATACCATGACGTTGACTCCAATGAAAACGCATTTAAGATGGCGGGCTCTATGGCGTTCAAGGATGGTATGCGTAAAGCAGCTCCAGTATTGCTTGAGCCAATGATGGCAGTTGAAGTTGAAACTCCAGAAGATTTCATGGGTAACGTGATGGGTGACCTTTCTTCACGTCGCGGCATTATGCAAGGCATGGACGACATTCCTGGCGGCGGCAAGATTGTTCGTGCAGAAGTTCCTCTCGCAGAGATGTTTGGTTACTCCACTGGCTTGCGTTCTTTGACGCAGGGCCGTGCAACCTACACCATGGAATTTAAGCATTACGCAGAAGCACCGAAGAACGTAGCAGAAGCAGTTATGGCTGCTAAAGCGAAGTAATTTATTCACATTAATTTTGATATTGACTAGCTAAGAAGGCAGACAAAAATGGCAAAAGAAAAATTCGAGCGGACAAAACCGCACGTAAACGTAGGCACCATCGGTCACGTTGACCACGGTAAAACTACTTTGACAGCAGCAATTGCAACCGTGCTCTCAAAAGCATTCGGTGGCGAAGCAAAAGCATACGATCAGATCGATGCGGCTCCAGAAGAAAAAGCCCGCGGTATTACGATTAACACCGCACACGTTGAATACGAAACTGCTGGTCGTCACTATGCACACGTTGACTGCCCAGGACACGCTGACTACGTCAAAAACATGATTACTGGTGCTGCGCAGATGGACGGCGCAATTTTGGTTTGCTCTGCTGCAGACGGCCCAATGCCACAAACTCGTGAGCACATCCTCTTGGCACGTCAGGTTGGCGTTCCATACATCGTTGTTTTCTTGAACAAGTG
It includes:
- the rpoC gene encoding DNA-directed RNA polymerase subunit beta' → MKALLDLFKQTQGDEQFDVIKIGLASPEKIRSWSFGEVRKPETINYRTFKPERDGLFCAKIFGPTKDYECLCGKYKRLKFRGVICEKCGVEVTLAKVRRERMGHIELAAPVAHIWFLKSLPSRLGMVLDMTLRDIERVLYFEAYVVVDPGMTPEGAMKRGQIMSEDEYIAKTEEYGDGAFTAIMGAEGIRELLRSIDIDREVETIRAELKATGSDAKIKKYAKRLKVLEAFQSSGIKPDWMIMEVLPVLPPELRPLVPLDGGRFATSDLNDLYRRVINRNNRLKRLLELRAPEIIVRNEKRMLQEAVDSLLDNGRRGKAMTGANKRPLKSLAEMIKGKSGRFRQNLLGKRVDYSGRSVIVVGPTLKLHQCGLPKLMALELFKPFIFNKLETLGIATTIKAAKKEVESQTPIVWDILEEVIREHPIMLNRAPTLHRLGIQAFEPMLIEGKAIQLHPLVCAAFNADFDGDQMAVHVPLSLEAQMEARTLMLASNNVLFPANGEPSIVPSQDVVLGLYYATRDKINGKGEGMVFANITEVVRAYEAGQVELASRVAVRITEYEIVDKKAEGDARFVEKTKIYQTSVGRAILSEILPKGMSFEEINKPLKKKEISRLINTSFRKCGLRDTVIFADRLLQSGFRLATKAGISIAIDDMLIPTSKDRIITEASTKVKEYDKQFMSGLVTNQERYNNVVDIWGAAGDQVGKAMMDELSHVDVLDRNGKTARQESFNSIYMMADSGARGSAAQIRQLAGMRGLMAKPDGSIIETPITANFREGLNVLQYFISTHGARKGLADTALKTANSGYLTRRLCDVTQDLVVIEEDCGASTGVTMKALVEGGEIIEALRDRILGRVCIGDIVHPDTQEVIVPNDTLLDEDHVDQIVALGIDEVKVRTVLSCQTRYGLCAKCYGRDLGRGGLVNVGEAVGVIAAQSIGEPGTQLTMRTFHIGGAASRALVASNIEAKSNGSLKFSGTMRVVKNAKGEQIVISRSGEALIVDDNGRERERHKVPYGATLLLKEGAAVKAGASLATWDPLTRPIISEYAGIARFDNVEEGVTVAKQVDEVTGLSTLVVIDGKRRSAASKGVRPVINLVDDKGNDVMIAGTDHPVNIGLQVGALITVKDGQKVEVGEVLARIPIESQKTRDITGGLPRVAELFEARSPKDAAVLAKVTGTVSFGKETKGKQRLVITDMDGEANEFLIPKEKQVLVHDGQVVNKGEMIVEGPADPHDILTLKGIEELAIYIVDEVQDVYRLQGVKINDKHIEVIVRQMLRRVQVTDPGDTTFIPGEQVERSKLYDENDRVIAEGKRPASFDNVLLGITKASLSTDSFISAASFQETTRVLTEAAIMGKTDTLRGLKENVIIGRLIPAGTGLSYRRARKVREQFERDRAQMIAAEEEAMASAPVEIEAEVIAPTGEADPS
- the rpsL gene encoding 30S ribosomal protein S12, whose translation is MPTINQLLRKPRTRLTVKSKSPALQNSPQRRGVCTRVYTTTPKKPNSALRKVAKVRLTNGFEVISYIGGEGHNLQEHSVVLIRGGRVKDLPGVRYHIVRGSLDLQGVKDRKQARSKYGAKRAKKAA
- the rpsG gene encoding 30S ribosomal protein S7 → MPRRREVPKREILPDPKFGNVEVAKFMNVLMLDGKKSVAERIVYGAFDHIEKKANKEPLEIFSTAMGNVKPMVEVKSRRVGGANYQVPVEVRPSRRSALAMRWLREAAKKRGEKSMAQRLANELLEAAEGRGGAMKKREEVHRMAEANKAFSHFRF
- the fusA gene encoding elongation factor G, coding for MARKTPIDRYRNIGISAHIDAGKTTTTERVLFYTGVNHKIGEVHDGAATMDWMEQEQERGITITSAATTAFWKGMAGNYQEHRINIIDTPGHVDFTIEVERSMRVLDGACMVYCAVGGVQPQSETVWRQANKYGVPRLAFVNKMDRTGANFFKVYEQMKARLKANPILIQIPIGAEENFQGVVDLVKMKAIVWDEASQGTKFTYEDIPAELQASAEEWREKMVEAAAESSEELMDKYLGGEALSEEEIKKAIRTRTIAGEIVPMLCGTAFKNKGVQAMLDAVIDYLPSPVDIPPVKGELEDGSETERKADDNEKFSALAFKIMTDPFVGQLIFFRVYSGVINSGDTIYNPIKGKKERIGRLLQMHANQREEIKEVRAGDIAAAVGLKDATTGETLCDPDNIVILERMEFPEPVISQAVEPKTKADQEKMGLALNRLAQEDPSFRVKTDEESGQTIISGMGELHLEILVDRMKREFGVEATVGKPQVAYRETIRKTCDEIEGKFVKQSGGRGQYGHVVLKLEPQEPGKGFEFVDAIKGGVVPREYIPAVEKGIIETLNSGVLAGYPVVDIKATLFFGSYHDVDSNENAFKMAGSMAFKDGMRKAAPVLLEPMMAVEVETPEDFMGNVMGDLSSRRGIMQGMDDIPGGGKIVRAEVPLAEMFGYSTGLRSLTQGRATYTMEFKHYAEAPKNVAEAVMAAKAK